The proteins below are encoded in one region of Ricinus communis isolate WT05 ecotype wild-type chromosome 6, ASM1957865v1, whole genome shotgun sequence:
- the LOC8279173 gene encoding L-galactose dehydrogenase: MASPHPNLELRALGDTGLKLSCVGFGASPLGRVFGPVSEDDAIASVREAFRLGINFFDTSPYYGGTLSEKMLGKGLKALGVPRDQYIVSTKCGRYVEGFDFSAERVTKSIDESLARLQLDYVDILQCHDIEFGSLDQIVNETIPALQKLKEAGKIRFIGITGLPLGVFTYVLDRVPPGAVDVILSYCHYSINDSTLEDLLPYLKSKGVGIISASPLAMGLLTETGPPEWHPASPELKSACQAAAAHCKEKGKNISKLAMQYSLWNKDIASVLVGMNSVSQVQENVAAATELATFGKDQETLPEIEAILSPVKNQTWPSGIQQS; the protein is encoded by the exons ATGGCATCTCCACACCCAAATTTGGAGCTTAGAGCATTGGGTGACACTGGGTTGAAGCTGAGCTGTGTGGGTTTTGGAGCATCTCCTCTGGGTAGAGTCTTTGGTCCTGTCTCTGAAGATGATGCCATTGCCTCCGTCCGTGAAGCATTCCGTCTCGGCATCAATTTTTTTGACACCTCCCC GTATTATGGAGGAACATTGTCAGAGAAGATGCTTGGTAAGGGACTCAAAGCCCTAGGAGTTCCCAGAGATCAATATATAGTGTCAACAAAATGTGGGCGTTATGTTGAGGGCTTTGATTTTAGTGCTGAGAGAGTAACTAAGAGCATTGATGAGAGTTTGGCAAGGTTGCAGTTGGACTATGTTGATATACTGCAATGCCACGATATTGAGTTTGGTTCTCTTGACCAG ATTGTGAATGAGACCATTCCTGCCCTTCAGAAACTAAAGGAGGCTGGGAAGATTCGTTTCATTGGTATAACTGGACTCCCATTAGGAGTTTTTACTTATGTGCTTGACCGAGTGCCGCCTGGAGCTGTTGATGTGATTCTATCATACTGCCACTACAGCATTAATGATTCAACGTTGGAGGATTTACTGCCTTACTTAAAGAGCAAAGGTGTAGGTATAATTAGTGCTTCACCACTTGCAATGGGGCTCCTTACAGAGACTGGCCCTCCTGAATGGCATCCAGCTTCTCCTGAACTAAAG TCTGCATGCCAAGCTGCTGCTGCACATTGTAAAGAGAAGGGCAAGAACATTTCTAAGTTGGCAATGCAATACAGTTTGTGGAACAAGGATATTGCTTCAGTGCTGGTTGGCATGAATTCTGTTAGCCAG GTTCAGGAGAATGTTGCTGCTGCAACTGAACTTGCTACATTTGGGAAGGATCAAGAAACACTACCTGAGATTGAAGCAATTCTGAGCCCTGTGAAGAATCAGACTTGGCCCAGTGGAATTCAACAGAGTTGA
- the LOC8279172 gene encoding probable protein S-acyltransferase 23 isoform X2, with amino-acid sequence MASSEIEVVVSSPESRTPSHQQQQELPPVLDVFSASAYGDFEKLRKFVEQDGASLSRPDVNGYYALQWAALNNFADIAQYIIEHGGDVNAADNMLQTALHWAAVRGSTAAADVLLQNGARVEAADINGYRAVHVAAQYGQTAFLNHIIAKYHADFDVPDNEGRSPLHWAAYKGYPDTIRLLLFRDASQGRQDKEGCTPLHWAALKGNVEACTVLVHAGTKQELTVKDKAGFTPFQLASDKGHRQVTFFLSTAQRAQRKHWSDKICNGKMGHIGYAPILLSIIIILMVLFFNSIMAAANLPKVTAVVGLWGWAALSLSVLALIMFYRCSRDPGFIKRLEDLGKDADTEDPLLNVDLNNSSVWMGNWSQLCPTCKIIRPVRSKHCPACKRCVEQFDHHCPWISNCVGKRNRRDFFIFLCSGTLTSFLSAAVTIQRIWTAVHTLHIEQRWVHYLVVQHPGAVAFLFFDVIIFMAATTLTIAQASQIARNITTNELANAARYGYLRGPDGRFRNPYNHGCRKNCSDFIIQGYTDDDEIAWPPLQQVAS; translated from the exons ATGGCATCTTCAGAGATCGAGGTAGTAGTATCATCACCAGAATCCAGAACGCCGTCGCATCAGCAGCAGCAGGAGCTACCGCCTGTGCTCGATGTTTTCTCTGCTTCTGCTTACGGAGATTTCGAGAAATTGCGCAAGTTTGTTGAACAAGACGGTGCTTCTCTCTCTAGACCTGATGTTAATGGTTACTATGCTCTTCAATGGGCTGCTCTCAACAATTTTGCTGATATTGCACAGTATATAATTGAG CATGGAGGTGATGTGAATGCAGCTGATAATATGTTGCAAACAGCTTTACATTGGGCTGCAGTTAGGGGTTCAACTGCTGCAGCTGACGTGTTATTGCAGAATGGAGCTCGAGTTGAGGCAGCTGATATAAATGGATATCGG GCAGTTCATGTTGCAGCTCAGTATGGACAAACTGCTTTCTTAAATCACATCATTGCAAAGTATCATGCTGATTTTGATGTACCAGATAATGAAGGGAGGAGCCCTCTTCATTG GGCTGCATATAAGGGCTACCCCGACACAATTAGATTACTTCTATTTCGAGATGCAAGTCAAGGAAGACAAGATAAAGAAG GTTGCACCCCTTTGCACTGGGCTGCATTAAAAGGAAATGTAGAGGCATGCACTGTGCTTGTACATGCTGGCACAAAGCAGGAACTGACAGTGAAGGATAAAGCTGGATTTACTCCTTTTCAGCTTGCATCTGATAAAGGTCATCGGCAAGTTACCTTTTTCCTT TCTACTGCGCAGCGGGCACAAAGAAAACACTGGAGTGACAAAATTTGCAATGGGAAGATGGGGCATATTGGTTATGCTCCTATATTGTTATCTATTATAATCATTCTCATGGTCCTCTTTTTCAACTCAATCATGGCTG CTGCAAATCTTCCAAAGGTAACTGCTGTTGTTGGACTATGGGGGTGGGCtgctctttctctttctgttCTTGCATTGATCATGTTCTACCGATGTAGTAG AGATCCAGGTTTTATTAAAAGACTTGAAGATTTGGGTAAAGATGCAGATACAGAG GATCCCCTATTGAATGTCGATCTGAATAACTCCTCCGTGTGGATGGGGAATTGGTCTCAACTTTGCCCTACCTGCAAG ATAATTAGACCCGTTCGCTCCAAGCACTGCCCTGCATGTAAGCGCTGTGTGGAGCAGTTTGACCACCATTGCCCATGGATATCTAATTGTGTGGGGAAG AGGAACAGACGGGActtcttcatatttttatgctcAGGGACTTTGACATCATTCCTTTCAGCTGCTGTTACAATTCAAA GGATTTGGACAGCTGTACATACATTGCATATAGAACAAAGATGGGTTCATTATTTGGTAGTTCAACATCCTGGTGCtgttgcatttttatttttcgatGTGATTATTTTTATGGCAGCCACAACGTTAACCATAGCTCAAGCATCACAG ATAGCTCGGAATATCACCACCAATGAACTTGCAAATGCTGCTCGTTATGGATATCTCCGTGGTCCAGACGGACGATTTCGGAATCCCTATAACCATGGATGCCGAAAGAATTGTTCGGATTTCATTATTCAGGGCTACACAGATGATGATGAAATTGCTTGGCCGCCATTACAACAGGTTGCCAGCTAG
- the LOC8279172 gene encoding probable protein S-acyltransferase 23 isoform X1, which translates to MASSEIEVVVSSPESRTPSHQQQQELPPVLDVFSASAYGDFEKLRKFVEQDGASLSRPDVNGYYALQWAALNNFADIAQYIIEHGGDVNAADNMLQTALHWAAVRGSTAAADVLLQNGARVEAADINGYRAVHVAAQYGQTAFLNHIIAKYHADFDVPDNEGRSPLHWAAYKGYPDTIRLLLFRDASQGRQDKEGCTPLHWAALKGNVEACTVLVHAGTKQELTVKDKAGFTPFQLASDKGHRQVTFFLSTAQRAQRKHWSDKICNGKMGHIGYAPILLSIIIILMVLFFNSIMAAANLPKVTAVVGLWGWAALSLSVLALIMFYRCSSRDPGFIKRLEDLGKDADTEDPLLNVDLNNSSVWMGNWSQLCPTCKIIRPVRSKHCPACKRCVEQFDHHCPWISNCVGKRNRRDFFIFLCSGTLTSFLSAAVTIQRIWTAVHTLHIEQRWVHYLVVQHPGAVAFLFFDVIIFMAATTLTIAQASQIARNITTNELANAARYGYLRGPDGRFRNPYNHGCRKNCSDFIIQGYTDDDEIAWPPLQQVAS; encoded by the exons ATGGCATCTTCAGAGATCGAGGTAGTAGTATCATCACCAGAATCCAGAACGCCGTCGCATCAGCAGCAGCAGGAGCTACCGCCTGTGCTCGATGTTTTCTCTGCTTCTGCTTACGGAGATTTCGAGAAATTGCGCAAGTTTGTTGAACAAGACGGTGCTTCTCTCTCTAGACCTGATGTTAATGGTTACTATGCTCTTCAATGGGCTGCTCTCAACAATTTTGCTGATATTGCACAGTATATAATTGAG CATGGAGGTGATGTGAATGCAGCTGATAATATGTTGCAAACAGCTTTACATTGGGCTGCAGTTAGGGGTTCAACTGCTGCAGCTGACGTGTTATTGCAGAATGGAGCTCGAGTTGAGGCAGCTGATATAAATGGATATCGG GCAGTTCATGTTGCAGCTCAGTATGGACAAACTGCTTTCTTAAATCACATCATTGCAAAGTATCATGCTGATTTTGATGTACCAGATAATGAAGGGAGGAGCCCTCTTCATTG GGCTGCATATAAGGGCTACCCCGACACAATTAGATTACTTCTATTTCGAGATGCAAGTCAAGGAAGACAAGATAAAGAAG GTTGCACCCCTTTGCACTGGGCTGCATTAAAAGGAAATGTAGAGGCATGCACTGTGCTTGTACATGCTGGCACAAAGCAGGAACTGACAGTGAAGGATAAAGCTGGATTTACTCCTTTTCAGCTTGCATCTGATAAAGGTCATCGGCAAGTTACCTTTTTCCTT TCTACTGCGCAGCGGGCACAAAGAAAACACTGGAGTGACAAAATTTGCAATGGGAAGATGGGGCATATTGGTTATGCTCCTATATTGTTATCTATTATAATCATTCTCATGGTCCTCTTTTTCAACTCAATCATGGCTG CTGCAAATCTTCCAAAGGTAACTGCTGTTGTTGGACTATGGGGGTGGGCtgctctttctctttctgttCTTGCATTGATCATGTTCTACCGATGTAGTAG CAGAGATCCAGGTTTTATTAAAAGACTTGAAGATTTGGGTAAAGATGCAGATACAGAG GATCCCCTATTGAATGTCGATCTGAATAACTCCTCCGTGTGGATGGGGAATTGGTCTCAACTTTGCCCTACCTGCAAG ATAATTAGACCCGTTCGCTCCAAGCACTGCCCTGCATGTAAGCGCTGTGTGGAGCAGTTTGACCACCATTGCCCATGGATATCTAATTGTGTGGGGAAG AGGAACAGACGGGActtcttcatatttttatgctcAGGGACTTTGACATCATTCCTTTCAGCTGCTGTTACAATTCAAA GGATTTGGACAGCTGTACATACATTGCATATAGAACAAAGATGGGTTCATTATTTGGTAGTTCAACATCCTGGTGCtgttgcatttttatttttcgatGTGATTATTTTTATGGCAGCCACAACGTTAACCATAGCTCAAGCATCACAG ATAGCTCGGAATATCACCACCAATGAACTTGCAAATGCTGCTCGTTATGGATATCTCCGTGGTCCAGACGGACGATTTCGGAATCCCTATAACCATGGATGCCGAAAGAATTGTTCGGATTTCATTATTCAGGGCTACACAGATGATGATGAAATTGCTTGGCCGCCATTACAACAGGTTGCCAGCTAG
- the LOC8279171 gene encoding soluble inorganic pyrophosphatase 6, chloroplastic, giving the protein MAAARVMATAAAATTTTSCLLLKKPFSLSQNTRFNSICFNGKRQVSLFSSSSVKRSSLWTCTAIYNPDVQIREEGQPETLDYRVFFLDNSGKKVSPWHDIPLHLGDGVFNFIVEIPRESSAKMEVATDEQFTPIKQDTKKGKLRYYPYNINWNYGLLPQTWEDPSLANHEVEGAFGDNDPVDVVEIGERRGKIGEVLKVKPLGALAMIDEGELDWKIVAISLDDPRAALVNDVDDVEKHFPGTLTAIRDWFRDYKIPDGKPANKFGLGNKAANKDYALKVITETNESWAKLVKRSIPAGELSLV; this is encoded by the exons ATGGCAGCCGCAAGAGTGATggcaacagcagcagcagccaCTACGACGACGTCTTGCCTGTTACTTAAAAAACCATTCAGTTTGAGCCAAAATACTCGCTTCAATAGTATATGCTTTAATGGCAAACGACAAGTGTCTctcttttcctcttcttctgtTAAAAGATCATCACTTTGGACATGCACTGCTATTTACAATCCTGATGTTCAGATCAGAGAGGAAGGTCAGCCTGAGACCCTTGATTACCGTGTCTTCTTTCTTGACAACTCTGGCAAAAAG GTTTCTCCTTGGCATGACATACCATTGCACTTGGGTGATGGTGTATTCAACTTTATTGTTGAAATTCCTAGAGAATCAAGTGCAAAGATGGAGGTTGCTACTGATGAGCAGTTCACTCCCATCAAGCAGGACACCAAAAAGGGGAAACTTAGATACTATCC CTATAACATAAACTGGAACTATGGGTTGCTTCCACAAACATGGGAAGACCCGTCTCTTGCAAACCATGAAGTTGAAGGGGCATTTGGAGATAATGATCCAG TTGATGTTGTTGAAATTGGTGAAAGACGGGGAAAGATAGGGGAAGTTCTAAAGGTCAAGCCGCTGGGTGCTTTAGCCATGATTGATGAGGGTGAACTTGACTGGAAAATTGTAGCAATCTCACTGGATGATCCACGAGCTGCTCTTGTaaatgatgttgatgatgtggaGAAGCATTTCCCA GGTACTTTAACTGCAATCAGGGATTGGTTTAGAGACTACAAGATCCCTGACGGAAAGCCTGCTAACAAGTTTGGTCTTGGCAACAAGGCAGCAAACAAG GATTATGCTCTGAAGGTCATCACTGAGACTAATGAATCTTGGGCTAAACTAGTCAAGAGATCAATTCCAGCTGGAGAGCTCTCTCTTGTATAA